CACGCTGCCAAGCGACCGCATCTCGCCGTGCTCATGATCGTCGTGCTCGCCGTGTTCACCCTCGGCATGGTCGTGCCCCTCATGGTCGTCGCCGTCACCAGCGTGATCATGACCGTCGTCCGCGGAGTGTGTTTCGGCGGACTTTGATTCTGAGGACTCCCCGCAGCCGGGCAGCGAGACCGACAGTGCGATGGCCGCACCGGCAACGGCGAGAACCTTGATGAGATCGTTCATGTTCAGGACTCCTTTGAGGTAATGGCCTTGGGTCGGCGGAACACACCGACGAGCCGGGTGAGCACGGATGGGTGTTCAGCGGGACGACGCTCGGGCTTGTGGCCGAAAACGAGCGAGTATCCCGCCGGGACAACAATGAGATTCAGGAACGTGGAGGTCAGCAGTCCTCCGAGGGTGACGATGGCGAGGGGCGCGAGCAGTTCGCTGCCCGGTTCACCCGCGGCCAACGCCAGCGGGACGAGCCCGAGCACCGCCGAGATCGCGGTCATCAGGATCGGCACGAGCCGCTCCATGGACCCTTGGACGATGGCCTCGCCGAGGGGGACGCCCTCAGCTTCCATGAGGTGATTGTAATGATTGATGAGCAGGATGCCGTTACGAACGGCGATCCCGAAGAGGGTGATGAAGCCGACGAGGCTGGCGATGGACACCACGGGCGGGATGTACGGGCCACCGATGCCGATCAACGCCAAGGTGTTGTGGACCAGCCCACCCCCCTCGGTGATATAGATCGCCGCAATGCCGCCGATGAGCGCGAGGGGCATGTTGAGCATCACAAGCACAGCGGCCCGCATTGATCCTGTCGAGATCTGGAGCAGCATGAGCATGATGAGCACGACCGCAACACCCGCCACGAGAATGGTCCGGGAGGCCGACTGCTGCGCCTCGAACTGACCGCCGTAGGACACGGTCATGCCGGCCCGTTGGACAATGGGATCGACACGCTCCTGCACCTGGGCCACGAGGTCGCCGAGGTTGGACCCTTCGGCGACGTTGAGGGACACCACCGCCTTGCGCTGTGCGTTCTCGCGGGTGATGAGGTTGCTCGATCGCTCGGGGCCGATATCAGCGACATCGCTCAAACGAACGGTGGCCCCACCCCGGCCCCTGAGCAGCAGGTCGCGGACCTGCCGGATGGACTCGCGTTCCTCGGGTGCGAGCCGCACGACAAGGTCGTACTGTCGCACTCCTTGGTTCACCGTATCCACGACCTCGCCATATAGAGCTTCGCGGACCTGCTCCGCAGCGTCGGCGGGGCTGAGACCGACCGCCGCGAGCTCGGCGTGCCGGTAGCGGATGGGAAGGGATGTGATCAGGACCTCACGATTCGCGTTGACATCGCGAGCACCCGGCAGGCCCTGGAGTTCGGCCTCGATCGCCTTGGCGACATCACGAAGCTCGGTGAGGTCCTCACCGAAGACATTGATGGCAATCGCCGCGGGCGTGCCTGACAGCACATGGCTGAGGCGGTGCTCGATGGGCTGGCCGACCATCGTCGTGATGCCTGGGACCGCCCCGAGGATGCGATCGATCTGCTCACGCACCTCGAATCGGTCGCTCCCCGCATCGACGGTGACCTCGATCTCGGAGTTGCTGACCGGCTCGGCATGCTCGTCACGTTCGGCCCGGCCGGTACGCCGGGAGACGGAACGGACCCCCTCGATCTGGACGAGTTGCTTCTCGACCTCCGTCGCGAGCCGATCGCTCTCGACGATCGAAGTGCCGGGAGGAGCGAGCAGGAAGACCGTGAACGTGCCCTCGTTAAACGACGGGAGGAACGAGCTTCCGAATGTGCTCGCCAGCAAGAGTGCGGCGGCGGTTACGGCAGCGGCGGTGCCGAGCACCCACGCCCGGTACCGAATGGCTGCCCGGAGTGACGGCTCGTACGCCCGCTTCAGAAGGCGGACCAGGAATCCGTCCCGGTCCTCGTGCTTGCCGCCGAGTTTGCCCTTGAGCAGGAACCGGCACATCGCGGGCACGACCGTCAGCGCGACGACCAGTGAAGCGAGGATCGAGATCATGTAGGTGAGTGCCAAGGGCTGGAAGAAGCGGCCTTCGAGCCCTTGCAGGAAGAGAAGCGGCACGAACACCATGACGATGATGACCGTGGCGAAGACCATCGCCGGTCGGATCTCGTTGCTGGCGTCGAAAATGACCTCCGTAAAGGGACGCTTGTCGGCCTCGGGCATGGCCCGGTTCTGTTTCAGGCGTCGGAAGACATTTTCCACATCGATGATCGCGTCATCGACAAGCACGCCAATCGCAACCGTGAGACCGCCGAGCGTCATGACGTTGAGCCCGAGGTTCATCGCGTCCATCATCAGCAGCCCGACGGCCAGTGAGATCGGGATCGCGGTGAGCGTGATGAGAGTCGTCCGCAGATTCATCAGGAACAGGACGAGTACGACGAGCACGATAATGACCGCCTCGCCAAGCACCTTGGTGACGTTGTGGACCGCTCGGTCGATGAAGTGCGACTGGCGGACAACATCTCGGTTGAGCACAACGCCTCCGGGAAGCGTCGGCTCGATCTGATCGAACAGCGCATCAAGACTGTCGGTCAGGGCGAGCGTGTTGGTGCCCGGCGACTTCTGGATGGACAGCACGACGGCGGGCTCGCCCCCCTCAGAAGCGGTGCCCCGCTTGATCGCCGGCCCGAGGATGACCTCGGCGACCTGGCCGATCGTCACGGGGACGCCTTCGTGGTACTTGATGACCGTGTTGGCGATGTCCTCCGGGCGCGTCACCCGGCTCTGCTGGCGGATCGGGATCTCGAAGTTGTCCACATTCACCAGATAGCCACCGCTCGCGGTGCTGTGCGCGCCGCCCGCGGCTTCGACCACATCCGTGATGGTCAGGTCGTAGAGCCTCAGCCGCTCCTGATCGACATTGACCTGGTACTCGGGCAGTTCGCCACCGATCGCGACGACCTGGGCGACGCCGGGCACCGCGAGAATCTTGGTCCGCAGGTCGAACTCGCCGTACGAGCGGAGCTGCATCGGGCTGACGGAACCGTCGGGTGACGACAGGGAGATCAGCATGATCTCGCCCGCGATGGAGGTGATCGGGGTGATGAAGGGTTCGACCTCATCGGGAAGGTTCTCGCGAGCAGTCACGAGCCGTTCGGCCACGAGCTGCCTGGCATCGAACAGGTCCGAGCCCCATTCGAGGTCCACCCACACGATGCCGAGGCCGATCGCGCTGGCACTGCGGACCCGCCGCACGCCGGACATGCCGTTGACGGCGGTCTCGATGGGAAAGGTGACATACTGCTCGACCTCGTCGGCGGCGAGCCCGCCTGCCTCGGCCATGATCGTCACGGTCGGGGCGTTGAGTTCGGGGAACACATCGACGCTCATCCTCGGCAGGCGATAACCGGCGTAGCCGACGATCATGACCGCCGCGATGAGCACGAGCGTGGAATAGCGGAGCGAGAAGCGGATAACGGCTTTCAACATGGCTCAATCCTCCCCTTCGTGGAACGTGCCATCGGAGTGGAAGTGGCCACCCTTTTGGATCGATCCGCTGGTGGCGAGCATGAGCTGAAAAGCACCGTCGAGGACGACTTCGTCGCCGTCACGAAGACCACTGAGCAGGGCGACCCAACGCCCATCGTCGAGACCGAGGTCGGCCTCTATGCGGATCGCCTCGTTCGGGTTGCTCGGGTTGCGACGGAAGATGACGGGCGAGAGCCCATCACGCTGCACAGCGGCGAGCGGGATGGCGAGTTCGGGCGAAGCCGTCGAGTCGGTCACGATCTCAAGTTGAGCCGAGACGCCCGGTCGGGCCCAGGGCTTGAGTTCATCGGGTACGACGAACAGTTCGAGCGTGCGGGCGTTGGGATCGCCTGCCAATCCAAGTGTGATCGTGCCGTCCATCGTCTCGGTCAGGGGCACGGCGCGTCCCGCGGCGGTCGGCGTCGGTGGGACGATCCGGGCCGTGAGCCCGTCCCGCAGCACGCCCAGGTCGCTCTGGAGCCCGGACGCTCGGAAACGGAGCCGATCGGGCTGCACGACGGTGACGACGGGTGTCTTCTCGTCCGCCCACGAGCCGTTCGTCAGGCCCAGCATTTCCACGACGCCGGCTTCGGACGCATTGACCTCGATCGCGGCGATCGTGGCCCAAACGGGCTCGGTCCCATGAGGCGTCTCCACGGTCCGGGCGAGTTCGTCCCTCGAACGAGAAACGACCGATGAGGCGGCATCGAGCAGATAGTCCAGGCGTGACCGGGCCGCACGGAGATCAGCAACGGTCTGCTGCCGGTCCGCTCCGAGTTCCGCCTTCTTTTCCATCACGTTGGCAAGGTCGGCTCGGGTGCTTGCGAGCGACGCACGGGCCTGGGCGAATTCATCGACGCGGCCACCGCCCGCCTCGCGGACCGACTGCAACTGCTCGACCCGCTCGTTCCAGACGGCGACACTCTCGTGGAGGCTGTCCTCGTGCTGCTGGTGCGCCGCGAGCAACGGCTCGAAGGTCTCAAGCCGTGCATCCAGCCGCTCGATCTGGGCCTCAGCATCGGCCAGTTGCTGCTGCATCTCCCGCCATGACGGCGAATCGAGCCGGTAGAGCGGTTGGCCCGCTTCGACCCGGTCGAACTGCTCGACGAGCAACTCAACCCGCCCGGGCACGGCCGTGCGATACTCGCGTCGCGCCGTGGGAAGGTACTCGAACCGGCCCGGCACGCGGAGGGTCTGCTCAACTCGCCGGCGCTCGACCTTGACGAAGCTGATCCCGAGGTTCGACCGCACCGCGGCCGGGATCGCGACACGGTCGGACCCGGTTGCCTCGGCCTCGGCCTCTGACGAGTGGTCGTGCCCATCCGCCTCGCCGTGCTCGGCCTCGCCGGATGTCTTCGGGGATCCGCCATCGCAGGCGGCCAGTGTCAGCGGCAGAACTGCCGCGAGGGCGATCGCGATCGCCCGTTCCATGATGTTCATCGGGATGCCTCCTCGGCGGGCGTTTCGCCTCGCGCCGCGGTGTGTGGTGTGGTTACCGTTGTGGTGTCATCGTCGGTCGCTGGCCCGACAGCAGCCGGCATTTCCGGCTCGTCCGGGCCGAGCAGGCGAGTGATCTCAATCGCCGCGTTGGTCTCGGCCAGACGAAGATCGAGCAGACGGCTCTTGGCCTCGAACCGTCGCGTGACGGTTTCGAGCAAGAGCAGCGTGTTGACCTCGCCAAGATCGATCAGTTGCTCGACTTCGGATGCCTGCTCGTCGAGCATCGGTACAAGATCACGCTCGAACGCGTCTCGCTGCTTCTGCGAGGCGTTATACGCGGCACGGGCCATTGCGAGTTCGCGGGCCAGACGCTCGAAGGTCGTCTCCGCCGCGGCCCGAGCGACCTCGCGGCGAGCCTTCGCTTCCGCGATGCCCGCCCGGTTGGCGTTGTGAATCGGTATCGGAATCGACACGCCAAGCAGGAGTCGGTCGTCGTTGTCCTCGCTCCCATAGCCCGTGCCGATCGTGATGTCCGGATACTGCTTGCGGACCTCCAGGCGGAGTGTCTCCTCGGCGACCTGATACTCGGCCCGCCGCACCGCGAGGGTGGTGTTCGCCTCGATGAGTCGCCCGATCGCATCGGTGATCTCGGCGATCGACGCAGGCGGAAGCGCCGGCAGCAACTCCACCGGAGCGTCCGGCGGAAGCCCCATCAAACCGAGAAGTTCGACACGGGCCCGGGCTTCTGCGAACACCGCCTCGGCAACATCCGCACGGGTCTCGACCAACTCGGCCCGCAGGAGCCGAGCCTCGACCCGCGTGAGTTCTCCCGCCGTCTCCAGCCGGTCGGTTATGGCGGAGATCCGCTCGACCTGACCGATCACCTCACGTAGCAATCGGAGCCGCTCGGACGCTGCGGACCACGACGCCCAGGCCGAGCGAACCGCGGCCCGCGTGCTCCATTCTGCATCGACGATCCGCCGCAGCTCGGTCTCGTACGCCGCCCCGGCCCGATCCTTCTCGACGCCGAGCCGACCCGAAATCGGGATCGTCAGGCTCAGCGTGAGTCCGTATTCGAACGGCCCCGACGGCGAGAGGATCTCCGCCCCGTCGAAGCCGAACTGTGGGTCCTCCCACAACCCCGCCGTCTCGAAGGTCGCGAGCGCGACGCCGGCATCGAGGCGAGCGAGCCGGAGGTCAGGGTTATAGAACAGGGCGAGCACTTCGCCCTCTGCGGTTGAGAGCCCGTCGTTCGGGTCGAACCGCTCCGGCACCTGGTTGCCGGCCTCGGAGAGCCGCTCAACGAAATCCGAGATGGGTTCAGTGGCAACGAGCCGTGCATCGAGCGCGGCCCGATGGTTGGCCAACTCCAGCGGTAACCGCTCGTAGGACTGGCAGCCCGCCAGCGCGATCAGGGCAAATGTCGAGCCGAGGCCCGGCAGCATGACCCGCGTTCGACGCGGGCGTTTCAGATTGTCCATTGTTTGTGATTCCTGTCTGGGTCCAAAGCGATGACAGCCGCAACGGACAGCGCCGCCGCGGCACGCGCGAAGGAACAGACAGAAATCAGATGGTCAGACGAACGCTCGCCACGATCGCGAGCCTGTGGACCCCACCGGGGTCAAACCAACGCGGCGGCATCGGCGGGCCGCGGCGACCAAGGCCGGTCTCCGCAAGGATGACGCCCCACGATGGCGACGAGACGATCGCGGGCGGCACATCGCTCCCAGTGTCACTCCGGGGCAGCGTCAGGATCTCCGCGGTTGTGATCTCGACATCGGTACAGCCGCAGTCGTGCTGATGCTCTCCCGCGGGCACGGGGAGTGGCCATGACGCATCGTGGCTGCACGAGGATTCGCAGTGATCGGACTCTGCGGGTGCGTGCTGATGGCCGCCGCCGAGGCACAGCACCGCTATACCGCCTGCGCCGCCAGCGAGGGCGTGGAAGGCGATGATCGCGGTGAGCAGGATGGCGAGCGGGCGATACTTCACGCGTAAAGTATACCTCGGCTCTCGCCGAGCGTTGCTTGAGATCCGGAGACCTGACCGAGATGGATCGATTGCCGGGACATCCCTTTCTCTACCAAAATTATTACGGGTCATCGAGGTTCAGTGCGGTAAGGCCCGTTCAAGGGGTTGCCGGGGCCTCGGGGAGCCCGTGCGCAGGACTCGCCCTCCGGTGCCCGGGTCTCACCACCAAGGCCAGCCATGCCCGCCGGGCACCCGGGGGTGAGGGGGAACACCTACCTAAAGCCGCGAGAGGACGTACCTACAGAAATCAGTTCTGAACCCCCGCATCTCTGCTTGAGTCCGCCCAGATTTGAACGCCCCCACGAATCACAACCGCGGCGACAATCGAACCGACCACGAGATCAGGAACGCGGCTACCCAATGCCATCACGAGAAGCCCAGCTACGATCACACCAGTGTTCGCGATGACATCGTTCTTCGAGAAGATCCAAGACGCTCGCATGTGCGCACCGCCCTCGCGATGCTTTGCGATAAGCCGGAGACAGATCAGATTTGCAACAAGCGCGACAGCCCCAGCCCCAATCATCAGATGACTCGTCGGCTCGCTGCCGAACAGCGTCCGGCGGATTACCTCGACCAAAACTCCAAGACCCAGCGCGATCTGAAGGACGCCGCTCACTCGCGCTGCGGTCCGCTGTGTGCCGCCGGACCGGCTCGCCGCGTACAACGCGATGCCGTACACCGTGGCATCGGCCAGCATGTCAAGCGAGTCGGCCAGCAGTGCGGTGGACTCCGCGATCCATCCAACCATCACCTCGGCAACGAACATCACGCCGTTGATCGTGAGTAGCGCTATGAGCGTTCGCTGCTCCAGACCAACGGCGTCCTCTGCACAGTCGCAGCCGCTCACTGATCACGCTCCGAGTCAGCAACCTGCGCACTTTGTTTCATGAAGACCGATGCGATAACCGGAAGCACGAACAGTGTGAGGAGCGTCGACGTGACCATGCCGCCGATCACCACCGTCGCCAGCGGCCGCTGGATCTCGCTCCCCACCCCCGTTGCAATCGCCATCGGGACGAACCCAGCGATATCAGTGATCGCCGTCGCGAGCACCGGCTGGAGGCGAGTCTTCGAGGCCGCAATGATCGCATCCTTGCTCTGCTGGCCGGTGTTGAGTGTGTCGCGGATAGCGGTGATGAGGATCTGCCCGTTGAGCACGGCGATGCCCGTGAGAGCGATAAACCCGACGGCGGCGCTGACGCTGAATGGGATATCTCGCCACCACAACGCGAAGATCGCACCGACGGCAGCAAAAGGGATGCAGGTGTAGATAATGACAACATCCCGCAGGTTCTTCAGGCTGAAATACAGCAGAAAGAACACCATGAGTAGAACCGCGGGCACAACGATGACCAAGCGAGTCCTGGCGCGTTCCAAGTTCTCAAACTGTCCGCCCCACTCAAGCACGTAACCCTCGGGCAACGCAACCTGTGCATCGATTGCCGCCCTTGCTTCATTGACGAATGACGCGGGGTCTCTGCCACTGACATTCGATTGCACACGGATGAGTCTTCTGCTCCACTCGCGGTTGATCGTGGCCGATCCTTCCGAGAGATCGACCGAGGCCAGGGACGAGAGCGGAACCGCGACACCCCCCTCGGTCGGGATACGAACCGAAGACACGGCTGCGACATCCTCTCTAAATGTCTGCGGAAGTCTGACGACAAGCGGAAAGACACGCTGGCCCTCAAACACCTCGCCGACGCGGATCCCACCGATCGCCTCAACGAAATCCAGCACCTCGCTGGCCGCGACGCCGTAGCGGGCAACGCGGGACTGGTCGACGGAGACAGACAGCGACGGTTGCCCCGTGATCTGATCGACCGAGATGTCTGACGCACCTGGAATATCCAGCAGCACGCGCTGCACGTCGTCAGCGATCCGAAGCAGCTCGTCGAAGTCGTCGCCAAAGATCTTGATCCCGATGTCTGATCGGATGCCCGAGACCATCTCGTTCATGCGCATCTCGATCGGCTGCGTGAACACCATATTGACGCCGGGGAACTGCGAGATGATCTTCTCCATTTCGATCACGAGCCCAGCCTGCGTGTCCGCTCTCGCCCACTCTGCACGCGGCTTGAGCGTCAAAAAGATATCCGTCAGCTCGATCCCCATCGGATCGGTCGCCACCTCGGCGGTCCCGATCCGGCTCCAGATGTGCTCTATTTCATCTGGGAACTCATCGAGTAGGACCTCCTCAATCCGTGTGTTGTACCGCACGGACTCATCGATCGAGACGCCAGCGAGCCGGATGGTGTTCACAACCATCGAGCCCTCGCTCAGCCGCGGGATGAACTCGCCGCCCATCTGCGTGCTCCGGTAGCCCGCAACGCCAAGCAGGGCCACGGCCAGCAGCATCACGACCCACCGGAGTCGAATCGCTCTGCCGACGGCCCAACCGTATGCCGAGGCCAATCCGCGTAGCAGAACGGCATCCTTGGGCTTCGCGCGACGCGGAAGGAAGTAGTACGACAGGACGGGTGACAGAAACACGGCGACCATCAGGGCTCCCAGGAGCGCGAAGATGAACGTCCACGCCATCGGCCGGAACATTTTCCCTTCGATGCCTTCAAGCGTCAGCACGGGGGCAAAGACGAGCGTGATGATGCCCATCCCGAACACGATGGGTCGCACCACGCGCGCGCTA
This Phycisphaerales bacterium DNA region includes the following protein-coding sequences:
- a CDS encoding efflux RND transporter permease subunit encodes the protein MLKAVIRFSLRYSTLVLIAAVMIVGYAGYRLPRMSVDVFPELNAPTVTIMAEAGGLAADEVEQYVTFPIETAVNGMSGVRRVRSASAIGLGIVWVDLEWGSDLFDARQLVAERLVTARENLPDEVEPFITPITSIAGEIMLISLSSPDGSVSPMQLRSYGEFDLRTKILAVPGVAQVVAIGGELPEYQVNVDQERLRLYDLTITDVVEAAGGAHSTASGGYLVNVDNFEIPIRQQSRVTRPEDIANTVIKYHEGVPVTIGQVAEVILGPAIKRGTASEGGEPAVVLSIQKSPGTNTLALTDSLDALFDQIEPTLPGGVVLNRDVVRQSHFIDRAVHNVTKVLGEAVIIVLVVLVLFLMNLRTTLITLTAIPISLAVGLLMMDAMNLGLNVMTLGGLTVAIGVLVDDAIIDVENVFRRLKQNRAMPEADKRPFTEVIFDASNEIRPAMVFATVIIVMVFVPLLFLQGLEGRFFQPLALTYMISILASLVVALTVVPAMCRFLLKGKLGGKHEDRDGFLVRLLKRAYEPSLRAAIRYRAWVLGTAAAVTAAALLLASTFGSSFLPSFNEGTFTVFLLAPPGTSIVESDRLATEVEKQLVQIEGVRSVSRRTGRAERDEHAEPVSNSEIEVTVDAGSDRFEVREQIDRILGAVPGITTMVGQPIEHRLSHVLSGTPAAIAINVFGEDLTELRDVAKAIEAELQGLPGARDVNANREVLITSLPIRYRHAELAAVGLSPADAAEQVREALYGEVVDTVNQGVRQYDLVVRLAPEERESIRQVRDLLLRGRGGATVRLSDVADIGPERSSNLITRENAQRKAVVSLNVAEGSNLGDLVAQVQERVDPIVQRAGMTVSYGGQFEAQQSASRTILVAGVAVVLIMLMLLQISTGSMRAAVLVMLNMPLALIGGIAAIYITEGGGLVHNTLALIGIGGPYIPPVVSIASLVGFITLFGIAVRNGILLINHYNHLMEAEGVPLGEAIVQGSMERLVPILMTAISAVLGLVPLALAAGEPGSELLAPLAIVTLGGLLTSTFLNLIVVPAGYSLVFGHKPERRPAEHPSVLTRLVGVFRRPKAITSKES
- a CDS encoding efflux RND transporter periplasmic adaptor subunit, which encodes MNIMERAIAIALAAVLPLTLAACDGGSPKTSGEAEHGEADGHDHSSEAEAEATGSDRVAIPAAVRSNLGISFVKVERRRVEQTLRVPGRFEYLPTARREYRTAVPGRVELLVEQFDRVEAGQPLYRLDSPSWREMQQQLADAEAQIERLDARLETFEPLLAAHQQHEDSLHESVAVWNERVEQLQSVREAGGGRVDEFAQARASLASTRADLANVMEKKAELGADRQQTVADLRAARSRLDYLLDAASSVVSRSRDELARTVETPHGTEPVWATIAAIEVNASEAGVVEMLGLTNGSWADEKTPVVTVVQPDRLRFRASGLQSDLGVLRDGLTARIVPPTPTAAGRAVPLTETMDGTITLGLAGDPNARTLELFVVPDELKPWARPGVSAQLEIVTDSTASPELAIPLAAVQRDGLSPVIFRRNPSNPNEAIRIEADLGLDDGRWVALLSGLRDGDEVVLDGAFQLMLATSGSIQKGGHFHSDGTFHEGED
- a CDS encoding TolC family protein; protein product: MLPGLGSTFALIALAGCQSYERLPLELANHRAALDARLVATEPISDFVERLSEAGNQVPERFDPNDGLSTAEGEVLALFYNPDLRLARLDAGVALATFETAGLWEDPQFGFDGAEILSPSGPFEYGLTLSLTIPISGRLGVEKDRAGAAYETELRRIVDAEWSTRAAVRSAWASWSAASERLRLLREVIGQVERISAITDRLETAGELTRVEARLLRAELVETRADVAEAVFAEARARVELLGLMGLPPDAPVELLPALPPASIAEITDAIGRLIEANTTLAVRRAEYQVAEETLRLEVRKQYPDITIGTGYGSEDNDDRLLLGVSIPIPIHNANRAGIAEAKARREVARAAAETTFERLARELAMARAAYNASQKQRDAFERDLVPMLDEQASEVEQLIDLGEVNTLLLLETVTRRFEAKSRLLDLRLAETNAAIEITRLLGPDEPEMPAAVGPATDDDTTTVTTPHTAARGETPAEEASR
- a CDS encoding cation transporter — protein: MSGCDCAEDAVGLEQRTLIALLTINGVMFVAEVMVGWIAESTALLADSLDMLADATVYGIALYAASRSGGTQRTAARVSGVLQIALGLGVLVEVIRRTLFGSEPTSHLMIGAGAVALVANLICLRLIAKHREGGAHMRASWIFSKNDVIANTGVIVAGLLVMALGSRVPDLVVGSIVAAVVIRGGVQIWADSSRDAGVQN
- a CDS encoding CusA/CzcA family heavy metal efflux RND transporter; translated protein: MLTRLIEMSLKNRVLVILLFAIACAAGVYRMIQLPIDAFPDTTPIQVQINTVAPALSPEEIEQQITLPVELSIGGLPGLQNVRSVSKFGFSQVVATFDDDIRIIDARQYITERLSAVELPDGVGRPELGPIATGLGEVFHYVIRSETGEHSIEELRTIHDWVIKPELRKVPGVAEVNSWGGLERQYHVVVKPEALIKFGFTLEDVLDALRRNNANVGGGQIVTSGEARVVRGLARVATIGEIENIVVASSDGTPVRIQDVAEVEIGSEIRRGAVSAYGDGEVVLGLAFMLMGENSRVVTEELRERLESLTPSLPTDVVVDVVYDRTLLVEQVIKTVEHNLVIGAVLVIVVLLIILGNIRAGLLVAVAIPISMLFAVQGMYEFAIAASLLSLGAIDFGILVDGSVVMTEANLRSLKERQRELGRKLSPSERLESIATSSARVVRPIVFGMGIITLVFAPVLTLEGIEGKMFRPMAWTFIFALLGALMVAVFLSPVLSYYFLPRRAKPKDAVLLRGLASAYGWAVGRAIRLRWVVMLLAVALLGVAGYRSTQMGGEFIPRLSEGSMVVNTIRLAGVSIDESVRYNTRIEEVLLDEFPDEIEHIWSRIGTAEVATDPMGIELTDIFLTLKPRAEWARADTQAGLVIEMEKIISQFPGVNMVFTQPIEMRMNEMVSGIRSDIGIKIFGDDFDELLRIADDVQRVLLDIPGASDISVDQITGQPSLSVSVDQSRVARYGVAASEVLDFVEAIGGIRVGEVFEGQRVFPLVVRLPQTFREDVAAVSSVRIPTEGGVAVPLSSLASVDLSEGSATINREWSRRLIRVQSNVSGRDPASFVNEARAAIDAQVALPEGYVLEWGGQFENLERARTRLVIVVPAVLLMVFFLLYFSLKNLRDVVIIYTCIPFAAVGAIFALWWRDIPFSVSAAVGFIALTGIAVLNGQILITAIRDTLNTGQQSKDAIIAASKTRLQPVLATAITDIAGFVPMAIATGVGSEIQRPLATVVIGGMVTSTLLTLFVLPVIASVFMKQSAQVADSERDQ